GGCTGCCGGACTCAGCGAACGCGGTGTTCCCGCTGGCCACGGTCCAGACCTGCATCATCCACCTGATCCGCGGGTCCGTCCGGTACGCCTCCAAGAAGTACTGGGAGGCGATGGCCAAGGACCTGCGCCCGATCTACACCGCACCGTCGCAGGAGGCGGTGACTATGTCAAGGCGAACTGGCCCCAGCCTGACGGCTCGATGTGGCCCCGCCCTACGCCGAGCGCGGTTCGGGCGATGACCGTCGTAGAGGAAGGTGCCCGGTAGTTTCGAACGTCGCAACCTCCGGATGGAGGGTCAGCTGAACCACGCCCGATCCGGGCCTGCCGCTCCCAGACAGACCCGCGCGGAGGCGCGCCGAATCGCCGTAGACGTAGATCATGCGGCCCTCGGCTTCACGCCGAGGGCCGCATGGAGTAGTGCACAGTTCGTTCGATCGTCGATGTACGCCCGTTCAATCTAGATGCGCGTCCTGGCGCTGCCGGTTCACCCAGTTAGGGATGCGCTTTGCGTGCCGCTGACTGGAGTGTGTTCGCAGTGACGGTGCCAAACTTCTTCGATGTGAAGGCCGCGCCGGCCTGGGCGGGTTTGAAGATTCCCTCGTCACCACCGATAATCGAGGCCCGACCGTCAGGGTAAGCCTCCACGAACAAGAGATACTCCTTGTTCGGCTCCACGTCTTCCATGCCCTCTATCGACTCATCGAGCTTCCCTGGCCGGCTCAGGTTGATCGTCTGACCCACCCGAAGGTCCCCGGCGAGAACCTCGGTAACCGTGCTCGGGCGAAGGGTAATGGGGATCTCACCCCCGGTCGCGGTCCCGGCGGGTTGCAAGGTCGACTCGCGGACTGTGGATGACACTTTGAACCGGGCGATCACCGGGGAGGCTGACGCCAGCTCGTCTATTGACGCGTATGACGGGTAGTCCGCGTGAATTTCGTCGGATCCACCGTGGCCGCCCGACGAGCACGCTGTCAGAGCGAGAACCGCACACACGACCACCGCGCGGGTTCCTCGACGGCTTAGTTGCATCGCTTCACCTCACCGATGTCGTAGCCGGCCGGCCCGTAGACCACGTCCCGGTTGCGGCTGTGCTTCATGATGGAGTTGTAGATGGTCGACGGGTTGTCTCCCATCCGGAGGGCGTGCCCGAACTCGTGCGATGAAGTGCTCGTGACCCACCGTCGATCGTCTGTCGCGGCCGGCCCAATCGTGCGAATGTTCAGTTTCGCACTGAACGTGATCCCATTTCCGTTGTATAGGCCGTACCAGTTGTCGGCGTACGACTCCATGCGGATCGTGTTGTAACGCTCCGATTCGTTGCGGTAGATGAAGACGCCGGTGCCCT
The Luteipulveratus halotolerans genome window above contains:
- a CDS encoding type 2 periplasmic-binding domain-containing protein yields the protein MIARFKVSSTVRESTLQPAGTATGGEIPITLRPSTVTEVLAGDLRVGQTINLSRPGKLDESIEGMEDVEPNKEYLLFVEAYPDGRASIIGGDEGIFKPAQAGAAFTSKKFGTVTANTLQSAARKAHP
- a CDS encoding zinc metalloprotease, giving the protein MARLRKPTATFLVGAAFFGSTTVLSTSPAFAVCYTPGVATSFNVNFEGSYLGSSYWADAVSYAINQWNATRSQGTGVFIYRNESERYNTIRMESYADNWYGLYNGNGITFSAKLNIRTIGPAATDDRRWVTSTSSHEFGHALRMGDNPSTIYNSIMKHSRNRDVVYGPAGYDIGEVKRCN